From a single Coriobacteriaceae bacterium genomic region:
- a CDS encoding MFS transporter encodes MASTNSNKGRAVVLSAACVTMFFISSIALYSVVSKNLLAVYPEWSSALTWAFPVFQTIMAVTGIFAGRISDKIGPRNVVIAAAVCYGVGWFMSGTVTEPWQFYLWFSLVAAVGNGLGYNPALTTGQKWFIDKKGLASGITLAASTAGPAVLSPVLASLLIPSLGIFDALKALGVIFFVTIAASALFLKAPEAGWLPEGFEAPKGGAHAGTFGDLTPGEMVKTPRFWVLIVTFAFAATAGTLLVGKVASIAAVQLFADPTSAAAVALGGVVVSVNTCANLVGRLSFGQIIDKLGAYKSLLISLVVTIVALVIMSMSFTQSMFFVALALLGFSFGALLVIYPPLTGGAFGTSNIGVNYGIMFLGYAASTWISQPITAVLYHAEAGSAAYQQSFYGAIVIAAIAVVLTVYMMVSDSKKKSA; translated from the coding sequence ATGGCTTCCACCAACTCCAACAAGGGCCGCGCCGTCGTGCTTTCCGCCGCGTGCGTCACCATGTTCTTCATCAGCTCCATCGCGCTGTATTCCGTCGTGAGCAAGAACCTGCTCGCCGTCTACCCCGAGTGGTCGAGCGCCCTTACCTGGGCTTTCCCGGTCTTTCAGACCATCATGGCCGTGACGGGCATCTTCGCCGGCCGTATCTCCGATAAGATCGGCCCGCGCAACGTCGTGATCGCCGCCGCCGTGTGCTACGGCGTGGGCTGGTTCATGTCCGGCACCGTCACCGAGCCGTGGCAGTTCTACCTGTGGTTCTCGCTCGTCGCCGCCGTCGGCAACGGCCTGGGCTACAACCCGGCGCTCACCACCGGCCAAAAGTGGTTCATCGACAAGAAGGGTCTCGCCTCCGGCATCACCCTGGCCGCTTCGACCGCCGGCCCCGCCGTGCTGTCCCCGGTGCTCGCTTCGCTGCTCATCCCGAGCCTGGGCATCTTTGACGCCCTCAAGGCACTCGGCGTCATCTTCTTTGTGACGATCGCCGCCTCCGCCCTGTTCCTGAAGGCCCCCGAGGCCGGTTGGCTGCCCGAGGGCTTCGAGGCCCCCAAGGGCGGCGCGCATGCCGGCACCTTCGGTGACCTCACCCCGGGCGAGATGGTCAAGACCCCGCGCTTCTGGGTCCTCATCGTCACCTTCGCCTTTGCCGCCACCGCGGGCACCCTGCTCGTGGGCAAGGTTGCCTCCATCGCCGCCGTCCAGCTCTTCGCCGACCCCACGAGTGCCGCGGCCGTCGCCCTCGGCGGTGTGGTCGTCTCCGTCAACACCTGCGCCAACCTGGTCGGTCGTCTGTCCTTTGGCCAGATCATCGACAAGCTCGGCGCCTATAAGTCGCTGCTCATCAGCCTTGTCGTCACCATCGTCGCGCTCGTCATCATGTCGATGAGCTTTACGCAGAGCATGTTCTTTGTGGCGCTCGCCCTGCTCGGCTTTAGCTTTGGCGCCCTGCTCGTCATCTACCCGCCGCTCACTGGTGGCGCCTTCGGCACCAGCAACATCGGCGTCAACTACGGCATCATGTTTTTGGGTTACGCCGCCTCCACCTGGATCAGCCAGCCCATCACCGCCGTGCTGTATCACGCCGAGGCCGGCAGCGCCGCCTACCAGCAGTCCTTCTACGGTGCCATCGTAATCGCCGCAATCGCCGTCGTGCTCACCGTCTACATGATGGTCTCCGACAGCAAGAAGAAGTCCGCCTAG
- a CDS encoding SDR family oxidoreductase: MSNWLKLEGDVCAVTGALGGMGAEICREFARNGANVVMLDLDEEKVKAAAADLAAEFGIHAEGYKMNATDEAEVQAAVDATIANFGRVDVLVNTAGILRFAAMEDLPLSDWEQVLNVNLTGYFITSQRFGREMIKAGQGRLVHISTVASHSPETFSGVYSSTKAGVNMMSKMLAAEWGPYGVRSNCVEPCFVKTPMSANFYADPEVEKSRSRLIATRRIGEVSDIANAVMFLASKRSDFTTGDAIKVDGGFSNMMGDLTAKPGGRRAYADNYLKNKGVELWSDESGVAKPTDQ, translated from the coding sequence ATGAGCAATTGGCTTAAGCTCGAGGGCGATGTCTGCGCCGTGACTGGCGCGCTCGGCGGTATGGGCGCCGAGATCTGCCGCGAGTTCGCCCGCAATGGCGCCAACGTCGTCATGCTCGACCTGGACGAGGAGAAGGTCAAGGCCGCTGCCGCCGACCTCGCTGCCGAATTTGGCATCCACGCCGAGGGCTACAAGATGAACGCCACCGACGAGGCCGAGGTTCAGGCTGCCGTCGACGCCACCATCGCCAACTTCGGCCGCGTCGACGTCCTCGTCAACACCGCCGGTATCCTGCGCTTCGCCGCCATGGAGGACCTGCCGCTGAGCGACTGGGAGCAGGTGCTCAACGTCAACCTCACCGGTTACTTCATCACCTCGCAGCGCTTTGGTCGCGAGATGATCAAGGCCGGCCAGGGTCGCCTGGTGCACATCTCGACCGTCGCCAGCCACTCCCCCGAGACGTTCTCGGGCGTGTACAGCTCCACCAAGGCCGGCGTCAACATGATGTCCAAGATGCTCGCCGCCGAGTGGGGCCCCTACGGCGTCCGCTCCAACTGCGTCGAGCCTTGCTTCGTTAAGACCCCGATGTCGGCCAATTTCTACGCCGACCCCGAGGTCGAAAAGAGCCGCAGCCGTCTGATCGCCACGCGCCGCATCGGCGAGGTCAGCGATATCGCCAACGCCGTCATGTTCCTGGCGTCCAAGCGCTCGGACTTTACCACCGGCGATGCCATCAAGGTCGACGGCGGTTTCTCCAACATGATGGGCGACCTCACCGCCAAGCCCGGCGGCCGTCGCGCCTATGCCGACAACTACCTTAAGAACAAGGGTGTCGAGCTCTGGTCCGATGAGTCCGGCGTCGCCAAGCCGACTGACCAGTAA
- a CDS encoding Gfo/Idh/MocA family oxidoreductase, with the protein MSELNPVRIAVIGAGAMGRNHIRFVTEEPEAELVAIADAFEGARATAEAAGVPFYTDPAQMMDEVKPEAVIIATPNDLHLGVAREAVKRNIVPLVEKPISNDLEDAQAFAAEAETAGVPVLVGQHRRHNPFVNKAKEIIESGELGKLTVSSFHYMIYKNDEYFDVEWRRKKGAGPILVNLVHDVDLLRYLLGEPVAVQGMQSSAARGFETEDSAVVNVRFADGALASMTISDATASPWNWEATAREDPQYRPFDADAYFIGGTKGALSLPRLHRFSYDGASNWHKPLQMEIPAVDPALPHKMQLKHFVKVVRREVEPVVTPADNVKTLTLLNAIKEAAETGQLVEL; encoded by the coding sequence ATGTCTGAGCTCAACCCCGTCCGCATTGCCGTTATCGGCGCCGGCGCCATGGGCCGCAACCACATCCGCTTTGTCACCGAGGAGCCCGAGGCCGAGCTCGTCGCCATCGCCGACGCCTTTGAGGGCGCCCGCGCCACGGCCGAGGCCGCCGGCGTGCCGTTTTATACCGATCCCGCCCAGATGATGGACGAGGTCAAGCCCGAGGCCGTCATCATCGCCACGCCCAACGACCTACACCTGGGCGTTGCCCGCGAGGCTGTGAAGCGCAACATCGTGCCGCTGGTCGAAAAGCCGATCTCCAACGACCTCGAGGATGCCCAGGCCTTTGCCGCCGAGGCCGAGACCGCCGGCGTGCCCGTACTCGTGGGTCAGCACCGTCGCCACAATCCCTTCGTCAACAAGGCCAAGGAGATCATCGAGTCCGGCGAGCTGGGCAAGCTCACCGTGTCGAGCTTCCACTACATGATCTATAAGAATGACGAGTACTTCGATGTCGAGTGGCGCCGCAAGAAGGGTGCCGGCCCGATCCTGGTCAACCTGGTGCACGACGTCGACCTGCTCCGCTACCTGCTGGGCGAGCCCGTTGCCGTCCAGGGCATGCAGTCCAGCGCCGCCCGCGGTTTTGAGACCGAGGACTCCGCCGTGGTCAACGTCCGTTTTGCCGATGGCGCGCTCGCAAGCATGACCATCTCTGACGCCACCGCCAGCCCCTGGAACTGGGAGGCCACCGCTCGCGAGGATCCGCAGTACCGCCCCTTCGACGCCGACGCCTACTTTATCGGCGGCACTAAGGGCGCCCTTTCGCTGCCCCGCCTGCACCGGTTCTCCTACGACGGCGCCTCCAACTGGCACAAGCCGCTGCAGATGGAGATCCCGGCCGTGGACCCGGCGCTGCCGCACAAGATGCAGCTCAAGCACTTTGTGAAGGTCGTTCGCCGCGAGGTCGAGCCCGTCGTGACTCCCGCCGACAACGTTAAGACGCTCACGCTTCTCAACGCCATCAAGGAGGCCGCCGAGACCGGCCAGCTCGTCGAGCTGTAA